In a single window of the Candidatus Binatia bacterium genome:
- a CDS encoding tetratricopeptide repeat protein, giving the protein MRNRGAFPLFMGVSMSLFLGAVAYGGAPTASPEKLTGNYQGPVAERPSHESGDYWIYVKPGGDRFRVESGNIMLNVEFPLRVGGIWKYRSGALYEGQPQTSKATRATVEIACEATAFKTVTVAAGSFEAFECRCECNVIGRAGRDKICGEWILWYAPRVKNVIKTKAESTANTFELADYNIRDHLAQPKTAQDFYNRGLGYRRKKEYDRAIQDFAEAIRSNSNYADAFNSRGLAYADKKDYDRAIQDYNEALRLNPTHVFAFNNRGNAYLDKKQSDLAIADYDRAIAYDSNYSTAYFNRARAYSAKKDDERALQDYEMAIRINPKYAAALYNRGNIYRAKKDYNRAIKDYDEAIRSNPADAMTFNNRGIAYRDKGDDERAMADYDQAIQLKPDYALAFSNRGNIFRSRGDYDRAIQDYDAAVRLDPNYAAAFGNRGRARFYQGRFDAAVLDLAKAFDLQPSSLYHAVWLYLAETRAGQNGRPGLESRAPRLNLKNWPGPVINFYLGKIDEVAMYAAAEDVDAKKRSERICEANFFAAEGKVLKGAVAEAVPLLRAAAEDCPPNFTAKSGARAELKRLGQ; this is encoded by the coding sequence ATGCGCAACAGAGGAGCTTTCCCTTTGTTCATGGGCGTCTCAATGTCGCTTTTCCTCGGTGCCGTCGCTTACGGCGGCGCCCCGACCGCATCGCCTGAGAAACTCACGGGAAATTACCAGGGACCGGTAGCCGAACGTCCGAGCCATGAATCCGGCGACTACTGGATTTACGTAAAGCCCGGCGGCGACCGCTTTAGGGTCGAAAGCGGGAATATCATGTTGAACGTGGAATTTCCTCTGCGCGTGGGTGGAATCTGGAAGTACAGGAGCGGCGCTTTGTATGAGGGCCAACCGCAGACCAGTAAGGCGACCCGCGCGACTGTAGAAATAGCATGCGAGGCAACCGCCTTTAAAACCGTCACCGTGGCGGCCGGCAGCTTCGAGGCCTTTGAATGCCGCTGCGAATGTAATGTGATCGGTAGAGCGGGGCGGGATAAAATTTGCGGTGAATGGATCTTGTGGTATGCGCCGCGGGTTAAAAATGTCATCAAGACAAAAGCCGAAAGCACTGCCAATACGTTCGAGCTCGCCGACTACAATATTCGGGATCATCTCGCACAGCCGAAGACGGCACAGGACTTCTACAACCGCGGGCTCGGTTATCGAAGGAAAAAAGAATACGACCGCGCCATCCAGGACTTTGCCGAGGCGATCCGCTCGAATTCCAACTATGCGGACGCGTTCAACAGCCGTGGTCTTGCCTACGCCGACAAGAAGGATTACGACCGCGCGATTCAGGACTACAATGAAGCGTTACGGCTCAATCCGACCCACGTTTTTGCTTTCAACAATCGCGGCAACGCCTACCTCGACAAGAAACAATCGGATCTCGCGATAGCGGATTACGATCGCGCCATTGCTTACGATTCCAACTATTCGACCGCCTACTTTAACCGCGCCCGCGCTTACTCGGCGAAAAAAGATGATGAGCGTGCATTGCAGGACTATGAAATGGCCATCCGTATAAACCCGAAGTATGCGGCTGCTCTCTACAACCGCGGCAACATCTATCGCGCGAAGAAGGACTATAACCGCGCGATAAAGGACTATGACGAGGCGATCCGGTCGAATCCTGCCGACGCCATGACGTTCAACAATCGCGGTATCGCTTATCGGGACAAGGGCGATGACGAGCGGGCGATGGCGGACTATGACCAGGCGATCCAGTTAAAGCCCGACTACGCCCTGGCCTTTAGCAATCGGGGAAACATTTTTCGCAGTCGAGGCGACTATGACCGGGCCATCCAGGACTACGACGCCGCCGTTCGTCTGGATCCGAATTACGCCGCTGCGTTCGGCAACCGCGGGCGCGCGCGCTTCTATCAAGGACGTTTTGACGCAGCGGTGCTTGACCTCGCGAAAGCTTTCGACCTTCAACCTTCGAGTCTGTATCATGCGGTTTGGCTTTATCTTGCCGAAACGCGGGCCGGACAAAATGGCCGACCCGGTCTGGAGAGTCGCGCCCCACGACTCAACCTAAAGAATTGGCCTGGCCCCGTGATTAACTTTTATCTTGGCAAGATTGACGAGGTGGCGATGTATGCGGCGGCGGAAGACGTCGACGCGAAAAAAAGATCCGAGCGGATCTGCGAAGCGAACTTCTTCGCGGCCGAGGGTAAAGTTCTCAAAGGCGCAGTCGCCGAAGCCGTTCCGTTGCTGCGTGCCGCGGCAGAGGATTGTCCTCCAAACTTCACCGCGAAGAGCGGTGCGCGAGCCGAGCTCAAGAGGCTCGGTCAGTGA
- a CDS encoding DEAD/DEAH box helicase: MPFSKLGLSPKVVEGVLAAGYTDPTPIQLRAIPIVLSGRDLIGCAQTGTGKTAAFALPILSRLAQPGALRALVLEPTRELAAQVETAIRDYGRFTNLRTTVVFGGTGYGKQDEALRKGVDILVATPGRLLDQMQRGMVRLDKIEILVLDEADRMLDMGFMPDVRRIVERCPRARQTMLFSATIPPEIEQLCKWALKNPETVEIGQRRAPAETVTHAFYPVASDQKQELLEELLKRTEYDQVLIFCRTKHGADRVARKLHQEGHAVAVLHSNRTQREREQALNGFRNGRYEVMVATDIAARGLDVEQISHVINFDVPHHPEDYVHRIGRTGRALAAGDAFTIVIAEDLPEIAAIERFIGQTIPRIKLEGFPYKYTRLLEKAPPPPFGARGRRKSRW; the protein is encoded by the coding sequence ATGCCATTTTCCAAACTCGGTCTCTCGCCGAAAGTCGTCGAAGGCGTTCTCGCCGCCGGCTATACCGATCCGACCCCGATCCAGCTCCGCGCGATTCCGATTGTGCTGTCGGGACGCGACCTCATCGGCTGCGCGCAAACGGGCACGGGCAAGACCGCAGCATTTGCGCTGCCGATCCTCTCGCGCCTGGCGCAGCCCGGCGCGCTCCGCGCGCTCGTGCTCGAGCCCACGCGCGAGCTCGCCGCGCAGGTCGAGACGGCGATTCGCGATTACGGCCGCTTCACCAACCTGCGCACCACGGTCGTCTTCGGCGGCACCGGCTACGGCAAGCAAGACGAAGCGCTCAGGAAAGGCGTAGACATTCTCGTCGCGACGCCGGGTCGTCTGCTCGATCAGATGCAACGCGGCATGGTGCGGCTCGACAAGATCGAAATTCTCGTTTTGGACGAAGCGGACCGCATGCTCGACATGGGCTTTATGCCCGACGTGCGCCGCATCGTCGAGCGCTGCCCGCGCGCGCGCCAGACGATGCTGTTCTCCGCGACCATCCCGCCCGAGATCGAGCAGCTCTGCAAATGGGCGCTCAAGAACCCCGAGACCGTCGAGATCGGCCAGCGCCGCGCGCCCGCCGAGACCGTAACGCACGCGTTCTATCCCGTGGCGAGCGACCAGAAACAGGAATTGTTGGAAGAGCTATTAAAGCGCACCGAGTACGATCAGGTGCTGATCTTCTGTCGCACCAAGCACGGCGCCGACCGCGTCGCGCGCAAGCTGCATCAGGAAGGCCACGCCGTCGCCGTGCTCCACTCGAACCGCACCCAGCGCGAGCGCGAGCAGGCGTTGAACGGCTTCCGCAACGGCCGCTACGAAGTCATGGTCGCCACCGACATCGCCGCGCGCGGCCTCGACGTCGAGCAGATCAGCCACGTGATCAACTTCGACGTGCCGCATCATCCCGAGGACTACGTCCACCGCATCGGCCGCACCGGCCGCGCGCTCGCCGCCGGCGACGCCTTCACCATCGTGATCGCCGAGGACCTGCCGGAGATCGCCGCGATCGAGCGCTTCATCGGCCAGACGATTCCGCGCATCAAGCTGGAAGGCTTCCCCTACAAATACACGCGCCTGCTTGAAAAAGCGCCGCCGCCTCCGTTCGGCGCGCGCGGACGTCGGAAAAGCCGGTGGTGA
- a CDS encoding BrnT family toxin: protein MFVEKLWRKHHVRIEEVEEVFSGRPRVRRVARGNVAGEDVYSAMGKTTGGRYLAVFFVLKTSGRALVVSARDMKPRERRQYGKK from the coding sequence GTGTTCGTTGAAAAGCTTTGGCGAAAGCACCACGTCCGCATCGAGGAAGTTGAAGAGGTTTTCTCAGGGCGACCACGTGTCAGGAGGGTTGCGCGTGGAAACGTGGCTGGGGAAGATGTATACTCCGCAATGGGAAAGACAACAGGAGGGAGATATCTCGCAGTTTTCTTTGTTCTCAAGACCTCCGGACGCGCACTCGTTGTTAGCGCGCGCGATATGAAGCCCAGGGAGCGACGACAATATGGAAAAAAATAA
- a CDS encoding PGPGW domain-containing protein, protein MSPIIIETLRQAKRLIVIVVGFTVLLGGVAMLVLPGPAILVIPLGLAILATELVWARRLLNRVKSKIQNMRQ, encoded by the coding sequence ATGAGTCCGATCATCATCGAAACTCTAAGACAAGCAAAACGACTGATCGTCATCGTCGTCGGCTTCACGGTTCTTCTCGGCGGAGTCGCCATGCTGGTCTTGCCCGGCCCCGCCATTCTCGTCATTCCCCTCGGCCTGGCCATTCTCGCAACCGAACTCGTCTGGGCCCGCCGGCTGCTCAACAGAGTAAAAAGCAAAATCCAGAATATGCGACAGTGA
- a CDS encoding AbgT family transporter — protein MAKEKSDKEPRALLAGALDAVERWGNRLPDPLTLFALFAVAVLILSWIASTLGAAAAHPATGKTVAAVNLLDRQGLQNIFTKAVTNFTSFAPLGTVLVAMLGVGLAEQSGLFSAALKGLVAGVPPWLLTTALVFAAVNADLAVDAGYVILIPLGALLFASVGRHPIAGLAAAFAGVSGGFSSNIFLTPLDPLLAGLTQEAARLYDPKYTVPITANYYFMIASAFLQTVVGVWVTIKIVEPRLGPYSGAVKESLTTLGREEKRGLLAAGLTLLVETIVLLALTVPADGLLRDAKGGLEPFFQGLVAIMSLGFFFPGVAYGLAAGTIKSDRDATRMIGDTMGTMGSYIALAFVASQFIAYFGWSNLGLITAIGGAGLLKASGLTGITLIVLFVLVCALIDLFLASASAKWAVIGPIFVPMLMILGYSPELAQGAYRIGDSFTNIITPLMPYMPLIITFAQKYEPKIGLGSILAMMLPYSIAFAVSWTLLLVVWFLFGIPLGPGASLTYPPS, from the coding sequence GTGGCTAAAGAGAAAAGCGACAAAGAACCCCGGGCATTACTCGCAGGCGCGCTCGACGCGGTGGAGCGGTGGGGGAACCGGCTGCCCGACCCGCTGACGCTCTTCGCTCTCTTTGCTGTCGCCGTTCTCATCCTATCGTGGATCGCCTCAACACTCGGCGCCGCCGCCGCGCATCCGGCGACCGGCAAGACGGTTGCGGCCGTCAACCTTCTCGACCGCCAGGGCCTTCAGAACATCTTCACCAAAGCGGTGACGAATTTTACGAGCTTCGCGCCCCTCGGCACGGTACTCGTCGCCATGCTCGGCGTGGGACTTGCCGAACAGAGCGGGCTTTTCTCGGCGGCGTTGAAAGGGCTCGTGGCCGGCGTGCCGCCGTGGCTTTTGACGACTGCCTTGGTCTTCGCCGCCGTCAACGCCGATCTCGCCGTGGATGCAGGGTACGTGATCCTCATTCCGCTCGGCGCGCTTCTCTTCGCCAGCGTCGGGCGCCATCCGATCGCCGGGCTCGCCGCGGCCTTCGCCGGCGTCTCCGGAGGATTCAGCAGCAATATTTTTTTGACGCCGCTCGACCCTTTGCTCGCCGGCCTCACGCAAGAGGCCGCGCGCCTCTACGACCCCAAATATACCGTGCCGATAACCGCCAACTACTATTTCATGATCGCATCGGCATTCCTGCAAACCGTCGTCGGCGTTTGGGTCACGATCAAGATCGTCGAGCCCAGACTTGGGCCGTATTCAGGTGCGGTGAAAGAGTCTCTGACGACCCTGGGTCGCGAGGAAAAGCGGGGACTCCTGGCGGCCGGTCTTACATTGCTCGTCGAGACGATTGTTCTGCTCGCCCTCACGGTTCCAGCCGATGGTCTTTTGCGCGACGCCAAAGGCGGCCTCGAGCCGTTTTTCCAGGGACTGGTAGCGATCATGTCGCTCGGCTTTTTCTTTCCCGGAGTTGCCTACGGCCTCGCCGCGGGAACCATAAAGAGCGACCGCGACGCGACGAGAATGATCGGCGACACCATGGGCACGATGGGAAGCTACATCGCCCTCGCATTCGTGGCGAGCCAGTTCATCGCCTATTTCGGCTGGTCCAATTTAGGGCTGATCACCGCCATCGGCGGCGCGGGACTGCTCAAAGCCTCCGGCCTGACCGGGATCACACTGATCGTTCTGTTCGTTCTCGTCTGCGCGCTCATCGATCTCTTTCTCGCCAGCGCGTCGGCCAAGTGGGCCGTGATCGGTCCGATCTTCGTTCCGATGTTAATGATCTTGGGTTACTCACCCGAGCTGGCGCAAGGCGCCTACCGCATCGGCGATTCGTTCACCAATATCATTACGCCGCTCATGCCGTACATGCCGCTCATCATCACCTTCGCGCAAAAATACGAACCGAAGATCGGCCTGGGCAGCATCCTCGCGATGATGCTCCCCTATTCGATCGCGTTCGCCGTCAGTTGGACGCTGCTACTTGTCGTCTGGTTTTTGTTCGGCATCCCTCTTGGCCCCGGCGCTTCCCTGACTTATCCTCCTTCTTAG
- a CDS encoding CopG family antitoxin — protein sequence MEKNKKGPIPKRFRTLEQAGEFWDAHDLGNYWDQTEEVEMSFRLKRKRHLFSIEPALARELHAAAKSRGVSPEVIANKWLREMLAKERALRKRGTTPRTAA from the coding sequence ATGGAAAAAAATAAGAAAGGACCGATCCCCAAGCGCTTTCGGACGCTCGAACAGGCCGGAGAATTCTGGGACGCCCACGACCTGGGAAACTACTGGGATCAAACCGAGGAAGTGGAGATGTCGTTTCGACTCAAGCGCAAGCGCCATCTTTTTTCTATTGAGCCTGCACTCGCCCGAGAATTACACGCGGCTGCCAAATCCCGGGGAGTAAGCCCGGAGGTGATAGCCAATAAGTGGCTACGCGAGATGCTGGCTAAAGAGCGTGCTCTCCGCAAACGAGGAACAACCCCCCGGACTGCGGCCTGA